From a region of the Enterobacter sp. JBIWA008 genome:
- a CDS encoding MFS transporter, translating to MFRQWLALVIIVLVYIPVAIDATVLHVAAPTLSMTLGASGNELLWIIDIYSLVMAGMVLPMGALGDRIGFKRLLMIGSTLFGLSSLAAAFAPSASWLIAARASLAIGAAMIIPATLAGIRTLFIDVRDRNIALGVWAAVGSGGAAFGPLIGGMLLEHFYWGSVFLINVPIVLVVVLLAARFVPPQQGRPEQPLNISHAIMLIVAILLLVYSAKTALKGVLSPWVVASALVTGAVLLFIFVRIQLRARVPMIDMRLFCHRIILSGVVMAMTAMIALVGFELLMAQELQFVHGFTPFEAGMFMLPLMVASGFSGPIAGVLVGRLGLRIVAAGGMGLSAVSFIGLSMLDFSTQQLLASALMVLLGFSAASALLASTSAIMAAAPKEKAAAAGAIETMSYELGAGLGIAIFGLLLTRSFSASIDLPQGLNASLADKASSSIGEAMKVAQDLTPSLAEPVIEAAKSAFITSHSVALGSAGGMLLFLAVGIWFSLAKVKPQ from the coding sequence ATGTTTCGTCAATGGTTAGCGTTAGTGATTATCGTGCTGGTGTATATCCCGGTCGCGATCGACGCGACGGTGCTGCATGTTGCTGCGCCAACATTGAGCATGACGCTGGGTGCCAGCGGTAACGAATTATTGTGGATCATCGATATCTACTCGCTGGTGATGGCGGGGATGGTGCTGCCGATGGGCGCCCTGGGTGACCGCATTGGGTTTAAACGACTGCTCATGATTGGCAGCACGCTGTTTGGCCTGTCGTCGCTGGCGGCAGCGTTTGCTCCTTCAGCAAGCTGGCTGATTGCGGCGCGCGCCTCGCTGGCAATCGGTGCGGCGATGATTATTCCAGCCACGCTTGCTGGGATCCGCACGCTATTTATCGACGTGCGGGATCGTAACATTGCGCTCGGCGTCTGGGCGGCGGTCGGTTCCGGTGGCGCGGCGTTTGGCCCGCTGATTGGCGGTATGCTGCTTGAGCATTTTTACTGGGGCTCGGTGTTTTTAATCAACGTGCCGATCGTGCTGGTGGTGGTTTTGCTGGCCGCGCGTTTTGTGCCTCCTCAGCAGGGCCGCCCGGAGCAGCCGCTGAATATCAGCCATGCCATTATGCTGATTGTGGCGATTTTGCTGCTGGTCTACAGCGCAAAAACAGCCCTCAAAGGCGTCCTTTCACCGTGGGTGGTCGCGTCCGCGCTGGTTACCGGCGCGGTGCTGCTCTTTATCTTCGTGCGTATTCAGCTCCGCGCCCGCGTACCGATGATCGACATGCGTCTGTTCTGCCATCGCATCATTTTAAGCGGCGTGGTGATGGCGATGACCGCCATGATTGCCCTTGTCGGGTTTGAGCTGCTGATGGCCCAGGAGCTGCAGTTTGTACATGGCTTTACGCCGTTTGAAGCGGGAATGTTCATGCTGCCGCTGATGGTGGCAAGCGGGTTTAGCGGGCCGATCGCGGGCGTGCTGGTAGGGCGATTAGGGCTACGCATCGTCGCGGCCGGAGGAATGGGGCTCAGCGCCGTTAGCTTTATCGGCCTGTCGATGCTCGACTTCAGCACGCAGCAACTGCTGGCTTCTGCCCTGATGGTTCTGCTCGGCTTCAGCGCCGCCAGCGCGCTGCTGGCCTCGACCTCGGCGATTATGGCCGCTGCGCCGAAAGAGAAAGCCGCCGCTGCGGGGGCCATTGAAACCATGTCCTATGAACTGGGCGCCGGGCTGGGGATCGCCATCTTTGGTCTGCTGTTGACCCGCAGCTTCTCGGCGTCGATTGACCTGCCGCAGGGGCTGAACGCCTCGCTCGCCGATAAAGCCTCGTCATCCATTGGTGAGGCGATGAAGGTGGCGCAGGATCTGACGCCGTCCCTGGCGGAGCCGGTGATTGAGGCGGCGAAAAGCGCGTTTATCACCTCGCACAGCGTGGCGCTGGGCAGCGCGGGCGGAATGCTGCTGTTTCTGGCCGTTGGGATCTGGTTCAGCCTGGCGAAGGTCAAGCCGCAGTAA
- a CDS encoding TetR family transcriptional regulator, which yields MRYLSKDERREAILQAAMRVALAEGLAAMTVRRIAAEAGIATGQVHHHFTSGGELKSLAFVRLIRELLDADVAGKRAGWREQLHAMLGSDDGRFEPYIRLWREAQILASRDDDIKGAYVMTMEMWHQETVALIKAGTEAGELNPGDRAENIAWRLIGLVCGLDGMYILNMPEMDEVAFNNHLDKLITLELFTTPSQQ from the coding sequence ATGCGATATCTGAGCAAGGATGAACGGCGCGAAGCCATCTTACAGGCCGCCATGCGCGTGGCTCTGGCCGAAGGACTTGCGGCAATGACGGTACGCCGTATTGCCGCCGAGGCTGGCATCGCCACCGGCCAGGTGCATCATCACTTCACCTCTGGCGGGGAGCTAAAATCGCTGGCCTTCGTACGGTTAATTCGCGAGCTGTTAGATGCGGATGTCGCGGGTAAACGGGCCGGATGGCGAGAGCAGCTTCATGCCATGCTCGGCAGCGATGACGGCAGGTTTGAGCCCTATATTCGCCTGTGGCGTGAAGCACAGATCCTGGCCAGCCGTGATGACGACATCAAGGGCGCCTATGTGATGACCATGGAGATGTGGCATCAGGAAACGGTGGCGCTAATCAAGGCGGGAACGGAGGCCGGAGAATTGAATCCGGGCGATCGGGCGGAAAATATCGCCTGGCGCTTGATTGGTCTGGTGTGCGGTCTTGACGGAATGTATATCTTAAACATGCCCGAAATGGATGAGGTCGCGTTTAACAATCATCTGGATAAGTTAATCACGCTCGAGTTGTTTACTACCCCGTCTCAGCAGTGA
- the nhoA gene encoding N-hydroxyarylamine O-acetyltransferase produces MSPFLTTYFARTGWAQPTRVDIDTLRALHLHHNCAIPFENIDVVLPREIQLDDRCLVDKLVTARRGGYCFEQNGLFERVLREVGFTARSVLGRVVLANPPQMPPRTHRLLLVELHGERWIADVGFGGQTLTAPIRLLANEEQETPHGLYRLLSEGNDWVLQFRHHEHWQSMYQFDLTTQYFSDYVMGNFWSAHWPQSHFRHHLLMCRHLPDGGKLTLTNFNFTHWQNGHVEEQIHLPDAEALYQLMQERFGLGVDDAKHGFSLAELTAVMAGFDTHPQAGK; encoded by the coding sequence ATGTCCCCATTTCTGACCACCTATTTCGCACGCACCGGCTGGGCGCAACCGACGCGGGTGGATATTGACACCCTGCGCGCGCTGCATTTACATCACAACTGCGCGATCCCTTTTGAGAATATTGATGTCGTTCTGCCGCGCGAAATCCAGCTTGACGATCGGTGCCTGGTCGACAAGCTGGTCACCGCTCGCCGCGGGGGATATTGCTTCGAGCAAAATGGCCTGTTCGAACGCGTCCTGCGTGAAGTCGGGTTTACGGCGCGTAGCGTGCTGGGACGCGTGGTATTGGCGAATCCGCCGCAAATGCCGCCGCGCACGCATCGCCTGCTGCTGGTTGAGCTTCACGGTGAGCGCTGGATCGCGGATGTGGGGTTTGGCGGCCAGACGCTGACGGCGCCGATTCGACTGCTGGCTAATGAAGAACAGGAGACGCCTCACGGGCTGTATCGTCTGCTGAGCGAGGGGAACGACTGGGTGCTGCAGTTCCGTCACCACGAGCACTGGCAGTCAATGTACCAGTTTGACCTGACGACGCAGTATTTCAGCGATTACGTGATGGGGAATTTCTGGTCGGCGCACTGGCCGCAGTCGCATTTCCGCCATCATCTGTTGATGTGTCGCCATCTGCCGGACGGCGGCAAGCTGACGCTAACCAACTTCAACTTTACCCACTGGCAGAACGGTCACGTGGAGGAGCAGATCCACTTGCCGGATGCTGAAGCGCTTTACCAGCTGATGCAGGAACGTTTTGGGCTGGGCGTTGACGATGCGAAACACGGTTTTTCACTCGCGGAGCTGACGGCGGTAATGGCGGGCTTTGATACGCACCCTCAGGCCGGGAAATAA
- a CDS encoding Zn-dependent hydrolase, giving the protein MIRINAERLWSTLEIMAQIGGTPAGGVTRLALSEEDRIARNLLRDWALDAGFTCDVDSMGNMFIRRAGKNPQLAPVMTGSHVDTQPLGGNYDGVYGVLAGLELLRTLNDHHVETERDVVLVNWTNEEGARFAPAMLSSGVWTGQFSEAYALARADNDGITVGEALDNIGYRGEAPARAFPVHACYELHIEQGPILEDEAIDIGLVRAAMGQRWFTLTLDGFAAHAGTTPMHSRRDALTAFAELALKVEEIGYRHAPDGRATIGMAKVTPNSRNVVPSRVECSVEFRHPAQQALETMEAALHKVAESLTLRGVTAAVERIFDYAPIAFNAECLARSEKAVAELGYSSKPMVSGAGHDACYVSKIAPASMIFIPCVKGISHNEAERILPEWSEKGANVLLHSVLSAALER; this is encoded by the coding sequence ATGATACGCATCAACGCCGAACGGCTGTGGTCAACGCTTGAGATAATGGCGCAGATCGGCGGCACGCCCGCCGGTGGCGTGACCCGCCTGGCACTGAGCGAGGAAGATCGTATCGCGCGTAACCTGCTGCGCGACTGGGCGCTGGACGCAGGTTTTACCTGCGACGTTGACAGCATGGGCAATATGTTTATCCGTCGCGCGGGGAAAAACCCGCAGCTTGCCCCGGTCATGACGGGTTCACATGTCGATACCCAGCCGCTGGGCGGTAACTACGACGGGGTTTACGGCGTGCTGGCCGGGCTGGAACTGCTGCGTACCCTCAATGACCATCACGTTGAGACGGAGCGTGACGTTGTGCTGGTTAACTGGACCAACGAAGAAGGCGCGCGCTTCGCGCCAGCCATGCTCTCTTCAGGGGTCTGGACTGGGCAGTTTAGCGAAGCCTACGCACTTGCCCGCGCGGATAACGATGGCATCACCGTGGGTGAAGCGCTGGATAATATCGGCTACCGGGGTGAAGCCCCTGCCCGCGCGTTTCCCGTTCACGCCTGCTACGAACTGCACATCGAACAGGGCCCGATCCTGGAGGATGAAGCCATCGACATCGGGTTAGTCCGCGCGGCAATGGGCCAGCGCTGGTTTACCCTGACGCTGGACGGATTCGCCGCCCACGCGGGCACGACGCCGATGCACAGCCGCCGCGACGCGCTGACCGCCTTTGCTGAGCTGGCGCTGAAGGTGGAAGAGATTGGCTATCGGCACGCGCCGGACGGACGCGCGACGATCGGTATGGCGAAGGTTACGCCAAACTCGCGCAACGTCGTGCCGTCTCGCGTGGAATGCAGCGTTGAGTTTCGCCATCCGGCGCAGCAGGCTCTGGAAACCATGGAAGCGGCGCTGCATAAGGTGGCTGAAAGCCTGACCCTGCGCGGCGTCACTGCTGCCGTTGAGCGCATTTTTGACTACGCGCCCATTGCGTTTAACGCCGAATGCCTGGCTCGTTCGGAGAAGGCCGTAGCGGAACTGGGCTATTCGTCGAAACCGATGGTCTCCGGTGCAGGACACGACGCCTGTTATGTCAGCAAAATTGCGCCCGCCAGCATGATCTTTATCCCCTGCGTGAAAGGTATCAGCCATAACGAAGCGGAAAGGATCCTGCCAGAGTGGTCGGAGAAAGGGGCGAATGTGTTATTGCATAGCGTCCTGTCTGCGGCCCTTGAGAGATAG
- a CDS encoding KUP/HAK/KT family potassium transporter translates to MRPRHSSEPSQPLSRLTLLAGGALGVVFGDIGTSPLYTFRTVLSLSEHDPTPGVILGLLSLITWTLILVTSIKYAAFAMRIDNHGEGGIMALMSLLVEKGKGGRWVIFSALTGAALIYGDGAITPAISVLSALEGLEMVIPESQPYILPLTVAVLLALFLIQPFGTARIGKIFGPVMALWFLAIAALGVRGIVQHPSVLLALNPAYGIAFLFSNGYTSFLVLGGVFLCVTGAEALYADMGHFGKKPIWLAWYGIVFPSLLLNYAGQSALILAGADSKQNLFYTLCPPVLQVPLIILAALATIIASQAIITGAFSMTRQAIQLGWLPRLRIKQTAAESYGQIYIGIINWLLMGVTIGLVVFFKSSDKLAAAYGIAVSLTMLMTTGLLFVAMREVWRWSLASSAVIALCFLVIDATFLFANLIKVLEGGYIPLLMAAAICTVMLIWHRGVKAVSASVGEKGVSVDAFFAQLQQKTVPRVAGSAVFLTRTRHNIPPVMRWHVARNRALQQDVLSLTIDILNVPYVGEEQRIRVEQRAPGYWHGVAQYGFMEHPDIPRLLQGVSEINAIFATDDATWYVGHETIVAGEGEAGMAAWQRHIFAFMKRNCTHVINHYHLPSDRVVEISRRVAV, encoded by the coding sequence ATGCGCCCTCGCCACAGCAGTGAACCGTCCCAGCCGCTCTCCCGGTTAACCCTGCTTGCAGGGGGCGCGCTGGGCGTCGTTTTTGGTGATATCGGCACCAGCCCGCTTTATACCTTCCGCACGGTGCTGTCGCTCTCTGAGCATGACCCTACGCCCGGCGTCATCCTGGGCCTGCTCTCCCTGATTACCTGGACCCTCATCCTGGTAACGTCCATAAAATATGCCGCCTTCGCCATGCGAATTGATAATCATGGCGAGGGGGGCATCATGGCGTTAATGTCGCTTCTGGTAGAGAAAGGCAAAGGCGGGCGCTGGGTCATTTTTTCCGCCCTGACTGGTGCCGCTTTAATTTACGGTGACGGCGCGATAACCCCGGCCATCTCCGTGCTTTCCGCCCTGGAAGGGCTGGAGATGGTCATTCCGGAATCCCAGCCGTACATCCTGCCTCTCACGGTTGCGGTGCTGCTGGCGCTGTTCCTGATCCAGCCTTTTGGTACCGCCCGCATAGGGAAAATATTTGGCCCGGTTATGGCGCTGTGGTTTCTGGCGATTGCTGCCCTGGGCGTGCGGGGGATAGTCCAACACCCCTCGGTACTGTTGGCCCTCAACCCTGCGTACGGCATCGCGTTTTTGTTTTCGAACGGGTACACCAGTTTCCTGGTCCTGGGCGGCGTTTTTCTCTGCGTGACGGGTGCCGAGGCCCTTTATGCAGACATGGGGCATTTTGGCAAAAAGCCGATCTGGCTTGCCTGGTACGGCATCGTCTTTCCTTCGCTGCTGCTCAACTATGCCGGCCAGTCAGCGCTGATTCTGGCCGGTGCCGACAGCAAGCAAAACCTTTTCTACACGCTCTGTCCGCCTGTGCTCCAGGTTCCGCTCATCATTCTTGCCGCACTGGCAACGATCATCGCCAGTCAGGCGATTATTACCGGCGCTTTTTCCATGACGCGCCAGGCCATTCAGCTTGGCTGGCTACCCCGATTACGCATCAAACAGACGGCGGCAGAAAGCTACGGTCAGATTTATATCGGGATCATAAACTGGCTGCTGATGGGGGTGACCATCGGGCTGGTGGTGTTCTTTAAATCCTCCGATAAGCTTGCGGCGGCGTACGGCATCGCCGTGTCGTTAACCATGCTGATGACCACGGGGCTTCTGTTTGTCGCCATGCGGGAAGTGTGGCGCTGGAGCCTGGCCAGCAGCGCGGTGATTGCCCTCTGTTTCCTGGTGATTGATGCCACCTTCTTGTTTGCCAATCTGATTAAGGTCCTGGAGGGGGGCTATATTCCGCTGCTTATGGCAGCAGCTATTTGTACGGTGATGCTCATCTGGCACCGTGGGGTTAAGGCGGTATCCGCGTCGGTGGGCGAAAAGGGCGTCAGCGTGGATGCGTTCTTTGCCCAGCTTCAGCAAAAGACGGTCCCCAGAGTGGCGGGATCTGCCGTCTTTTTGACCCGCACGCGGCACAATATCCCACCGGTAATGCGCTGGCACGTCGCGCGAAACCGGGCGCTACAGCAGGATGTGCTGTCGCTGACCATTGATATTCTGAATGTGCCCTATGTGGGGGAAGAACAACGTATCAGGGTAGAGCAGCGCGCGCCTGGCTACTGGCACGGCGTGGCGCAGTATGGCTTTATGGAACACCCTGACATCCCGCGTTTGTTGCAGGGGGTCAGCGAGATTAACGCTATTTTTGCCACGGATGACGCCACCTGGTATGTCGGGCATGAAACCATTGTGGCAGGCGAGGGTGAGGCAGGTATGGCGGCCTGGCAACGGCACATCTTTGCTTTCATGAAGCGCAACTGCACGCACGTCATCAACCACTACCACCTTCCCAGCGATCGGGTGGTTGAAATCAGCCGACGCGTTGCCGTGTAG
- a CDS encoding flavin reductase family protein, translating into MSHFRPVELRHASRLLNHGPTVLITSRDENLDRRNVMAAAWSMPVEFEPPRIAIVVDKSTWSRELIERSGKFGIVIPSVAAANWTYAVGSVSGRDEDKFNCYGIPVVNGPELGLPVIEEKCLAWMECRLLPVTSAAEKYDTLFGEVVSAAADERAFIAGRWQFDGDKLNTLHHLGAGTFVASGKMVKAPD; encoded by the coding sequence ATGAGCCACTTTCGCCCTGTTGAACTACGTCATGCCAGCCGTCTGCTGAACCACGGCCCTACTGTGCTTATCACCAGTCGGGATGAAAACCTCGACAGACGCAACGTGATGGCAGCCGCATGGTCAATGCCCGTTGAGTTTGAACCGCCGCGCATCGCAATAGTCGTGGATAAAAGCACCTGGTCGCGCGAGCTGATTGAACGCAGCGGGAAGTTTGGCATCGTCATCCCCAGCGTGGCGGCGGCCAACTGGACATACGCGGTCGGTAGCGTCAGCGGGCGCGATGAGGACAAATTCAACTGCTACGGGATCCCGGTCGTGAACGGTCCCGAACTTGGCCTGCCGGTGATAGAAGAAAAATGCCTGGCGTGGATGGAGTGTCGGTTATTACCCGTCACCTCCGCGGCTGAAAAATACGATACGCTGTTTGGTGAAGTGGTTTCAGCGGCAGCCGATGAACGCGCGTTTATCGCCGGGCGCTGGCAGTTTGACGGGGATAAGCTGAATACCCTGCATCATCTTGGGGCCGGAACGTTTGTCGCGAGCGGGAAGATGGTGAAGGCGCCGGATTGA